In a genomic window of Helianthus annuus cultivar XRQ/B chromosome 10, HanXRQr2.0-SUNRISE, whole genome shotgun sequence:
- the LOC110884610 gene encoding transcription factor TFIIIB component B''-like, translating into MDIDFDGLISSDAANTAKGGIKFQPKGKPKPKSKPNAQPEPKPTPTPSTQSVEVAASTAEQTRNDFTQIIGNIGDSLQSSFEKSPEENTEPVVTLGSSNDFLPKSTIKTTGPRVSKFKPKPKAQNRKLQQISNNSDPDVGPVQHGENIHSVPSQTDFIENEPALSFQTETISDYHVNEDSISLSELSQMDSVNETGRSLKRSRRLASKALQTIDEAENEGIDDFVPENESLVDRIESKSKSKSKAKKPLDESKKPVRKRKKDKEVSGELTEVPKKKFSHSTKRNKRPVNPELLSIPEEEFELHMHNFPLRDLIRLREHKERIEKKEASLLGANATDESESAQNTTYYNYRTHMKITPRMKWTKQDTELFYEAIQQFGLDFSIITECFPGRTHKQIISKFKKEDKQHRLRIESAPNTRAKGLSRFEYVLERLKQTQADDSENDNNDPTGEEDEMQEAADNNEEGGLQKDVKEDMEADDIEDEDTWNQYTGEI; encoded by the exons ATGGATATTGATTTCGATGGTCTGATTTCAAGTGATGCTGCAAATACTG CAAAAGGCGGTATAAAGTTTCAACCCAAAGGCAAACCCAAGCCCAAGTCCAAACCTAATGCCCAACCAGAACCAAAGCCCACACCAACCCCTTCAACACAGTCTGTTGAGGTTGCTGCTTCTACGGCGGAACAGACTCGAAATGATTTTACTCAAATTATTGGAAATATCGGTGATAGTTTGCAGTCGTCCTTTGAAAAGTCACCGGAAGAG AACACTGAACCAGTTGTTACACTGGGTTCATCTAATGACTTTCTTCCCAAATCTACAATAAAAACAACAG GACCAAGGGTTAGCAAATTCAAGCCCAAGCCCAAGGCACAAAACCGTAAACTGCAACAGATTTCTAACAACTCTGATCCGGACGTAGGGCCTGTTCAACATGGGGAAAATATTCATTCAGTTCCTTCTCAAACCGACTTCATTGAAAACGAGCCTGCTCTTTCATTTCAAACAGAGACAATCTCTGATTACCatgtgaatgaagattccattaGTTTGAGTGAACTTTCTCAAATGGATTCAGTGAACGAAACTGGTAGATCTTTAAAAAGATCAAGACGGCTAGCAAGTAAAGCACTTCAAACTATAGACGAAGCCGAGAATGAGGGTATTGATGACTTTGTACCGGAAAATGAATCTTTAGTTGATAGAATTGAAAGTAAgtcgaagtcaaagtcaaaggctAAGAAACCTCTTGATGAGAGCAAAAAACCCGTTAGAAAGCGTAAAAAGGACAAAGAGGTATCAGGTGAGTTAACTGAAGTGCCCAAGAAGAAATTCTCACACAGCACAAAACGAAATAAACGACCAG TAAATCCGGAATTGCTTAGTATCCCCGAGGAGGAGTTTGAGTTGCATATGCATAATTTCCCCTTGAGAGATTTAATCAGGCTAAGAGAGCATAAGGAACGGATCGAG AAAAAGGAAGCATCTTTATTGGGAGCCAATGCAACAGATGAAAG TGAATCTGCACAAAACACTACCTACTACAATTACCGAACTCACATGAAAATAACCCCGAGAATGAAATGGACAAAACAGGATACAGAACTATTCTACGAG GCTATTCAGCAATTTGGGTTGGATTTCTCAATAATAACAGAATGTTTTCCGGGGCGGACTCACAAGCAGATAATATCAAAGTTTAAAAAAGAAGATAAACAACATCGATTAAGGATTGAAAGCGCTCCAAACACTCGTGCGAAGG GTCTTTCTCGTTTCGAATATGTACTTGAGCGGCTCAAACAAACCCAGGCAGATGATTCTGAGAACGATAACAATGACCCAACAGGTGAAGAAGATGAGATGCAGGAGGCTGCTGACAACAAT GAGGAAGGTGGGTTACAAAAAGACGTTAAAGAAGATATGGAAGctgatgatattgaagatgaGGATACTTGGAATCAATATACAGgtgaaatataa
- the LOC110884611 gene encoding B3 domain-containing protein At3g19184 produces the protein MVARKNLNYEDSRQKRLEENKKRMEELKLTVLAQSLRTISTPKPSPMKKVNRTPRKPVDLSAVRRSNRVADKPPANYKEVPIETLGIRRSYGPKVRDLSNRVYASDEDREYATGRADELHSTLQSDFPSFVKPMLQSHVSGGFWLGLPHRFSKSYLPKRDEIMTLVDKDEAEWKAKYLPRKTGLSGGWKGFAEDHKLADGDALVFQLIKPTVFKVYIIRVNQAEDSEEA, from the exons ATGGTGGCCCGGAAGAACCTAAACTATGAAGATTCTCGACAGAAAAGATTGGAAGAAAACAAGAAACGAATGGAAGAACTCAAGCTTACTGTTTTGGCTCAATCTCTTCGAACCATTTCAACCCCTAAACCCTCTCCT ATGAAGAAGGTGAACCGGACGCCTCGGAAGCCGGTGGACCTGTCTGCGGTGAGGCGGTCGAATCGGGTAGCGGATAAGCCACCTGCAAATTACAAAGAA GTTCCTATTGAAACATTGGGAATCCGTAGGAG TTATGGCCCAAAGGTACGGGATTTATCAAATCGAGTATACGCCTCTGATGAAGACCGAGAGTATGCTACAGGGAGAGCTGATGAACTACACTCCACTTTGCAATCTGATTTCCCAAGCTTTGTAAAGCCGATGCTTCAATCCCATGTTTCGGGTGGATTTTGGCTG GGTCTTCCTCACCGGTTCTCCAAGAGCTACCTTCCTAAACGCGATGAAATAATGACGTTGGTTGACAAAGATGAGGCGGAATGGAAAGCAAAGTACCTTCCTAGGAAAACCGGACTTAGTGGCGGATGGAAAGGGTTTGCGGAAGATCATAAACTAGCTGACGGTGATGCACTCGTTTTCCAACTTATCAAACCAACGGTTTTTAAG GTTTACATTATAAGAGTGAATCAAGCTGAAGATAGCGAGGAGGCTTAA
- the LOC110884612 gene encoding uncharacterized protein LOC110884612: MQKSTICSSASSTMKALDSTTMDTGFFFDLHMNQTISLDKTRKNTHKHPWESKPQHKQIIIMSDKQPHKSSGRGKRTRVCDIYNNAEDQYMCLERAGMLLERLGTALPTFAKCMLPSNVAYSFWLFLPSKFCIMHLPEHDTTVTLVDESGTEFKTKYLKARHGLSGGWKGFSFAQKLLPGDILFFHLVGTCKLQVHIVRRYGIEAVEAAVCLMEMHPRVKRKRALTSEKLKHEKVKVKGKRAKRYPKKRVMGPPVWRFAQMDTNEDGDRCDDTSNAFSSNVVEGSSSNDSQHDQRGCGAPNLCYENGINCGSAAQRIYCPTVAN; this comes from the exons ATGCAGAAATCAACAATCTGCAGCAGCGCCTCTTCTACCATGAAGGCCCTTGATTCTACTACCATGGACACTG GTTTCTTTTTCGACTTACACATGAACCAAACCATTTCTTTAGACAAAACGAGGAAAAACACTCATAAACATCCGTGGGAATCTAAACCCCAGCATAAACAG ATTATTATTATGTCAGATAAGCAGCCACACAAGTCTTCAGG GAGAGGGAAAAGAACACGTGTGTGTGATATTTACAATAATGCCGAAGATCAATATATGTGTTTGGAGAGAGCAGGAATGTTATTGGAACGTTTAGGTACCGCGTTACCTACCTTTGCCAAGTGTATGCTACCGTCTAACGTTGCCTATAGTTTTTGGCTG TTTCTTCCAAGCAAATTTTGTATTATGCACTTGCCAGAACATGATACAACGGTTACTCTGGTGGATGAGTCTGGAACAGAGTTCAAAACAAAGTATTTGAAGGCGAGGCATGGCTTAAGTGGCGGTTGGAAGGGATTTTCTTTTGCTCAAAAGTTACTACCGGGCGATATTCTTTTTTTCCATCTAGTTGGAACCTGCAAGCTACAG GTGCATATAGTAAGAAGATATGGAATAGAAGCTGTAGAAGCCGCTGTTTGTCTAATGGAAATGCATCCTCGGGTTAAAAGAAAGCGGGCTTTAACCTCTG AAAAACTGAAGCATGAAAAAGTAAAGGTAAAAGGTAAGAGGGCGAAGAGATACCCAAAGAAGCGTGTAATGGGACCACCAGTATGGCGTTTCGCCCAAATGGATACCAATGAAGATGGTGACCGATGTGATGATACTAGCAACGCGTTCAGTTCTAATGTTGTTGAAG GGTCTAGCAGCAATGATTCGCAACATGACCAGCGTGGCTGCGGTGCACCAAATTTGTGCTATGAAAACGGAATCAACTGTGGGTCAGCGGCCCAAAGGATATATTGTCCTACTGTTGCAAACTAA